The Castanea sativa cultivar Marrone di Chiusa Pesio chromosome 11, ASM4071231v1 genome contains a region encoding:
- the LOC142614841 gene encoding wall-associated receptor kinase-like 2, protein MESLSFYTLSIVLFLCLFCDTTYCQQAYLNNSQLNCTGNPSISKGYLCNRPLQSCKSYVTFRSQPPYDTAKSIADLLGSEASLIASINNVSNIFDSIPADKLTIVPITCSCSGTIYQYYAHYTAKKSDTYFHIANDTFQGLTTCQALIGQNYYNSEDIPVGTELTIPVRCACPTENQTVNGVISLLNYMVTINDTVSSIAKAFGVSVQSILEANMLSQESIIYPFTPILVPLQSKTCTTNPSSFFCDCPNGYAADGVSCKTDPRKFPVKWIALLGIGIGMVFLCLFLLGYKLYQFLKKRKHRIHKEKLFKQNGGFLLQEKLSTYGSSEKAKIFTAEEMQRATDNYNKSRFLGQGGYGTVYKGMLPDGNIVAVKKSKGINKSQIEQFINEVVILSQINHRNIVKLLGCCLDTDYPLLVYEFIPSGTLSQHIHRRDLELSLSWENRIRIACEVAGAVAYMHCAASIPILHRDIKSSNILLDDKFAAKVSDFGTSRAVPDDKTHFTTEVKGTLGYLDPEYFQSSQFTEKSDVYSFGVVLVELLTGEKPISFARDEEERNLVSHFIALTKEDRLHQILQPRVAREASREDIHAIANLAVRCLRLNGKKRPTMKEVSMELEAMRKSQKCLENFQEPHLLRDEVSFIPIDSTRESQESTEETIISSLEMESASIILKSA, encoded by the exons ATGGAGAGCTTGTCATTCTATACTCTCTCAATAGTCCTGTTTCTATGTTTGTTTTGTGATACTACATATTGCCAACAAGCTTACCTGAACAATTCACAGCTCAACTGCACTGGCAACCCATCTATATCAAAAGGGTACCTATGCAATCGTCCTCTGCAGTCATGCAAATCCTATGTAACTTTCAGGTCCCAACCACCCTATGACACTGCCAAAAGCATCGCCGATTTGCTTGGATCCGAAGCCTCCCTCATTGCTTCAATAAACAATGTCTCAAATATTTTCGACAGCATTCCAGCTGATAAGTTGACTATAGTTCCAATTACATGCTCATGTTCTGGCACTATCTACCAGTACTATGCTCATTACACAGCCAAAAAATCAGATACATATTTTCATATAGCGAATGATACTTTCCAAGGCCTTACCACTTGCCAGGCACTGATTGGTCAAAACTACTATAATAGTGAAGATATTCCGGTGGGCACAGAGCTGACAATTCCAGTGAGATGTGCATGCCCAACTGAGAATCAGACGGTGAATGGAGTCATCTCCTTGCTCAATTATATGGTGACAATAAATGATACGGTTTCATCAATTGCAAAGGCTTTTGGGGTGAGTGTGCAGAGCATATTAGAGGCAAACATGTTGTCACAGGAAAGCATTATCTATCCATTTACACCTATTCTGGTTCCTCTACAAAGCAAAACTTGCACTACAAATCCGAGTAGTTTCTTTTGCGACTGTCCTAATGGCTATGCTGCAGATGGCGTCAGCTGCAAGACTGATCCTAGAAAGTTTCCTGTCAAATGGATTGCTCTATtag GTATTGGCATTGGCATGGTATTCTTGTGTCTATTTCTTTTAGGCTACAAGTTATATCAGTtcctaaagaaaagaaaacacagAATTCATAAGGAAAAATTGTTCAAGCAAAACGGTGGCTTCTTGTtacaagaaaaattatcaacttATGGAAGTAGTGAGAAAGCAAAGATATTCACTGCAGAGGAAATGCAAAGGGCAACAGACAACTACAACAAAAGCAGATTTCTTGGTCAAGGAGGCTATGGTACAGTTTATAAAGGAATGTTACCTGATGGCAACATAGTTGCAGTTAAAAAGTCGAAAGGAATCAATAAAAGCCAAATTGAGCAATTCATTAATGAAGTTGTCATTCTCTCCCAAATCAATCATAGAAACATAGTCAAATTATTGGGTTGTTGTTTGGACACCGACTATCCGTTACTTGTTTATGAATTTATTCCTAGTGGAACCCTTTCCCAACATATCCATCGGCGAGACCTTGAATTATCACTTTCATGGGAGAACCGCATTAGAATTGCATGTGAAGTTGCTGGAGCAGTAGCATATATGCATTGTGCAGCTTCAATCCCCATCCTTCATCGAGACATCAAATCTTCCAACATTCTCTTGGATGATAAGTTTGCTGCCAAAGTGTCTGACTTTGGTACATCAAGAGCAGTCCCGGATGATAAAACTCACTTCACCACAGAAGTGAAAGGAACTTTGGGATACTTGGATCCAGAGTACTTCCAATCAAGTCAATTCACAGAAAAAAGTGATGTATATAGCTTTGGAGTTGTGCTTGTAGAGCTTCTAACTGGGGAAAAACCAATTTCTTTTGCGAGagatgaagaagagagaaatctTGTTTCACACTTCATTGCATTGACAAAGGAGGATAGACTGCATCAGATTTTACAACCTCGAGTTGCTAGAGAAGCAAGTAGAGAGGATATTCATGCTATTGCAAACCTGGCAGTGAGATGTTTGAGATTGAATGGAAAAAAGCGGCCTACAATGAAAGAGGTTTCCATGGAGCTGGAAGCTATGAGAAAATCTCAAAAATGCTTAGAGAATTTCCAAGAGCCTCATTTATTGAGAGATGAAGTATCATTCATACCCATAGACAGCACAAGGGAAAGCCAAGAATCTACAGAGGAAACGATCATCTCCTCCCTGGAAATGGAGTCTGCATCAATAATCTTGAAATCAGCTTGA